The Gemmatimonadota bacterium genome includes the window GGGGAATTAGCAATGATAAACTTTAATCCGCAAATTCTGAAGTTGTTTCGAGATTCGAAAGATGATCTTGTTGATACAACGGACTACCTTCACTTCGATGACAGAGGTCCAGAACTGGCTTTAATTTACTCCAAATTGTTCTGGCCGGACTTAATCGAAGTAGACGGTTTTGTGTTCATATCAGAGAAATACGAGAGGAGGAACTACGAACTAATAATCACCGATGCTAGGGTGAACAATGTAGAAAGTTACGTTAACACCTTCTACCTGTTTGATGCAGTGGGTACTGGTGAGTATGATTGCGAAGACGAAATTTGGGAACTGCTGGGACACACTCTTTGCGAGACCTGGAAGCAAAGAGCACAATGTCTTTTTCCTCAGAAGTCGTTTGTAACAGAGTTTGCCTGGTACTCTGACGACATTGGCGATCCGGGTGTGACCTTGTATCAACCCAAGTTTGTATCGAAGGAGTAAGGTTGTAAATGAATGTCGTATAACTGGATCAGTCGCCTGTTTTGAATCGGGCGACTGACTTAATGTAACATAGAATGGATCCACACTCTGGACTTTGATTTTGAGATTGAACTACAGACGAACACTTGGCGACAGGTTGTGCTTTATTCGTATATATCAATCCAGATATGTTCAATCATCATGACCAATCCCTGGTACGTCGATTACTTCGGTGAAGACTACTACTATTTCGACCGCCACGAGGACACGGACCTCGAAGTGGATGGCCTCGCACGCCTGATCGGGCGTCCGGACGGGAGCGTAGTCCTGGACCTCGGCTGCGGTTACGGGCGCGTGAGCACGCCCCTGAGAAAACGCGGATACCGGGTCGTGGGATACGACCTGTCTTCCCCGCTGCTGAAACGCGCCCGCGAGGGGGACCCCGCGGGGACCTGGGTAAGGGGCGATATGCGCGACCTGCCTTTTTCCGGGCAGTTCGACACGGTCATCAGCCTGTTCAACACCCTGGGGTATTTCGAAGAGGAAGACGAGAATTTCAGGGTACTGAAGACGGTTTCCGAGGCGCTGCGGCCCGGGGGAAGGCTCGTGTGCCAGCTCGTCAACCGCGACTACCTGGTCCGCCGGTTCACCGCCCAGGAAGTCCATCGGCGGGACGGCCGGATCCTGCTCGAAGAGCGCGAATTCGATCCCGTGGCCAACCGCGTCCATACGCAGTCGACCGTACTCAGCGGTGCCGAAAAACGGTCGTACACGTCATCGATCCGGGTCTACACGGTGACCGAACTGGACCTGCTCCTGGCCGCCGCGGGCTTGACGATCGGGGCGGTCCATGGCGGGCTCGATTTCAGGCCGTTCGACTGGGACACGAACCAGTTGGTCATCGTCGCCGAACGGACCGGATAGCGCCGAACACGGGTCGGACCGAGCCCCCAATCTGCTTGACAAGAACCCCGCCCGCTCGTAGGATTCAGTGTCGTTTCATTGCATCCTGGCAAGGATAGAACGCAAAGGAAACTTTCATGGCATCCGACCCGTTGCGCGTGGGGGTGATCGGGCTTGGATTCGGCCAGTACCACGTCCGCGGCTACCAGGCCTGCCCCGGCGTGGTGGTCGAGACCATCTGCAGCCGGACGGCGGCGACCGCCCTGCGTGTGGCGAAGGACTACGGGATCGCCGAGACCCAAACGGATTACCGCGCGGTGCTGGATCGCGAAGACATCGACGCGGTGAGCATCTGCACGCCGGTGAACCTGCACAGACAGATGGTCATGGAGGCCCTGGAAGCCGGCAAGCACGTGCTGTGCGAGAAGCCGCTCGGACTGAACGCCGAAGAAGCCAAAGACATGCTCGAAAGCGCCCGCGGGAGCGGCAAGGTCCACATGACCAACTTCGGCTGGCGGTTCAATGGTCCGGCCTTTCGCATGAAATCCCTGCTCGAAGAAGGGTACATAGGAAGGGTCTACCACCTGAACGCCCGCTACATGATGGGTTACCGGGCGAGTCCCCGGAAAGCGCACAGCTGGCGGGAACGGCGCCTGGAGGCGGGACTCGGCGCCATGGGCGACCTCGGCGTGCACCTGATCGACATGACGCGGTGGTGGGCCGGCGAGTTCGAACGGGTGTGCGCGCTGATGCACACGCTCATCCCCGAACGCCGCGCGCCGGACTCCTCGGCCATGCGGGAATCCGAGCTCGAAGACGCCTGCGCCTTCATCGCCCAGATGCAGGACGGGGTCCAGGCCGTGTTCCACGTAAGCCGTTGCGCATTGTACACGGACTTCATTCACATCGACATCCACGGGAGCGACGGCGCGCTACATTTCCAGTTTGTACGGGACACCATGCAGGCCAGCCTGAAGGGCGGCCAGGGGCTGCGGGGAAACCTCCAGCCGCTGTCCGTACCGTCGCAGCAAGGCGCGCTGTCTCCGCAGAGACATTTCGTCGAAGCGATCCGGTCCGGCGGAGAAGCCGATCCGAGTTTCCACGAAGGGTTCTGCGTGCAGCAGGTCGCCGACGCCATAACCACCTCGGAGGAGCAGCAGACATGGGTATCCCTTTCCTGAAAACGCGCCGGGTTACGCAATGGGTTACGCGGCGGATTCCGAGTCGGGTTCCGTTCCGAATCACGAGCTTGCTGATGATCCCCCTGTGCCTCTTCTGGCTCGCCGGCTGCGCCGGTCAGGAATCAGAGCCGGAAACCGCGGACACGGTCCCCGATCGGGCCCAGGTCATCGCGGATGAGGTGATGGAGGCCATGGGGGGACGGGATAACTGGGACGCCACCCGGTACATCCGGTTCTCGTTCTTCGGGTTCCGCACCCACTACTGGGACAAGCACGACGGCCGATACCGCGTTTCCTGGACCGACCGGGAGAGCGGGCAGTCCCACGTGATCCTGATGAATCTGAACACGGGGGAAGGGAGTGCGTTCGTTGACGGCTCGGAAGTTACGGACGTCGAGGAACGAGAACGGTCCCTGGAACGTGCCCGGGGCGCGTGGATCAACGACACCTACTGGCTGCTGATGCCCTACAAGCTGCGGGATCCGGGCGTTGACCTGGCTTACGATGGCGAGGAAGTCGTGGACGGCACCGTCTACGACAAGCTGCATCTCAGTTTCAATGAAGTGGGAAATACACCGGGCGACGAGTACTGGGCCTATATCAATCGGGAGACCCGCCTCATGGACAAATGGGTCTATCTCCTGCAGTTGCGGGAGGGCCAGGACGAGCGAAGCCGGGGCGAATGGAAGTGGAACGACTGGCGCAGGCATGGCGACATCCTGCTGTCCGCGGAACGCGAGCGGATGGATGGCCAGAAGCGGTCCCACGAGGATCTGGCCGTGCTGGAGTTCGTGGACGATCAGGTATTTACGTCGCCCGACCCGGTATCTCCCGAGATGGTAGGGGAGCAAAGCACACAGCCCGCCACCACACAGCCAGCCGAAGGGTCGGAGTGACGTAGCCCTCATGCATACCGCACCGCCCTCGCCCGAACACGTGGCCCTCGATCACCCGGAAAAGGGCCAACTGACCGTATTCTGGAACGACGGCAGCGCAAGAAAGTACGCCCTGGCCGATCTTCGAAAAGCCTGTCCCTGCGCCACCTGCCGCGATCTGCGGGACCAGCTGTCCTCCGCCGGCGGGTTGACCCTGCTTGCCAATGAATCGCTGGATCCGAGCGTCGAGGTGGTCGACATGAGTACCGTCGGCCGCTACGCCCTGCAGTTTACCTGGAAAGACGGCCACAACACCGGCATCTACACGTACGAGTTTTTATATGGCTGCGGGACGGATCTCGACGCGGAAGGCTAGCGAAATAGGCGCGGATACGGACGATACCGTGTGTATACGACTGATATGGCGATGCGAGTGGTCCCCGGCGGTTCCCAGCAGTCCGATACCGGAGGTCCGTGACCGGCGGTCCGAGAAAGGATTGGTTCGATGAAGGTCAAGATCGGTTTCCTGGGCGTGGCCCATCCGCACGCCCGTCC containing:
- a CDS encoding DUF971 domain-containing protein codes for the protein MHTAPPSPEHVALDHPEKGQLTVFWNDGSARKYALADLRKACPCATCRDLRDQLSSAGGLTLLANESLDPSVEVVDMSTVGRYALQFTWKDGHNTGIYTYEFLYGCGTDLDAEG
- a CDS encoding Gfo/Idh/MocA family oxidoreductase translates to MASDPLRVGVIGLGFGQYHVRGYQACPGVVVETICSRTAATALRVAKDYGIAETQTDYRAVLDREDIDAVSICTPVNLHRQMVMEALEAGKHVLCEKPLGLNAEEAKDMLESARGSGKVHMTNFGWRFNGPAFRMKSLLEEGYIGRVYHLNARYMMGYRASPRKAHSWRERRLEAGLGAMGDLGVHLIDMTRWWAGEFERVCALMHTLIPERRAPDSSAMRESELEDACAFIAQMQDGVQAVFHVSRCALYTDFIHIDIHGSDGALHFQFVRDTMQASLKGGQGLRGNLQPLSVPSQQGALSPQRHFVEAIRSGGEADPSFHEGFCVQQVADAITTSEEQQTWVSLS
- a CDS encoding class I SAM-dependent methyltransferase — protein: MTNPWYVDYFGEDYYYFDRHEDTDLEVDGLARLIGRPDGSVVLDLGCGYGRVSTPLRKRGYRVVGYDLSSPLLKRAREGDPAGTWVRGDMRDLPFSGQFDTVISLFNTLGYFEEEDENFRVLKTVSEALRPGGRLVCQLVNRDYLVRRFTAQEVHRRDGRILLEEREFDPVANRVHTQSTVLSGAEKRSYTSSIRVYTVTELDLLLAAAGLTIGAVHGGLDFRPFDWDTNQLVIVAERTG